The following proteins come from a genomic window of Sphaerisporangium rubeum:
- a CDS encoding DUF305 domain-containing protein: protein MRAALAIVIGAAAVALAGCAGGAEPPRATSTAPVIAPGRPGEQARTLSPDEAVTAVPSPTANAADVRFFQDMVVHHRQALDMSAAAPTRASSDEVRRLAARIADVQGPEINAMIRWLRQQGQRVPDHHAAHDGMPGMATPEQMARLRAARGPEFDRLYISLMTAHHMGAITMAAGELEKGSHTVPLELASDISVSQAAEINRMRRITITG from the coding sequence GTGCGCGCAGCGCTCGCCATCGTCATCGGTGCGGCCGCGGTCGCCCTCGCCGGTTGCGCCGGCGGCGCCGAGCCGCCGCGCGCGACGTCCACCGCTCCGGTCATCGCCCCCGGCAGACCCGGCGAGCAGGCGAGGACGCTGAGCCCCGACGAGGCCGTGACCGCGGTGCCGAGCCCCACCGCGAACGCCGCCGACGTGCGGTTCTTCCAGGACATGGTCGTGCATCACCGGCAGGCGCTCGACATGAGCGCCGCCGCTCCCACGCGGGCCTCCTCCGATGAGGTGAGGCGGCTCGCGGCGCGCATCGCCGACGTCCAGGGGCCGGAGATCAACGCGATGATCCGGTGGCTGCGGCAGCAGGGGCAGCGCGTGCCGGACCACCACGCCGCACACGACGGCATGCCCGGCATGGCGACACCGGAGCAGATGGCGCGGCTGCGCGCGGCCCGCGGGCCGGAGTTCGACCGCCTGTACATCTCGCTGATGACCGCGCATCACATGGGTGCCATCACCATGGCCGCCGGGGAACTGGAGAAGGGTTCGCACACGGTGCCGCTGGAACTGGCGTCCGACATCTCGGTCAGCCAGGCCGCCGAGATCAACCGGATGCGCCGCATCACGATCACCGGCTGA
- a CDS encoding isoamylase early set domain-containing protein: protein MLKRTLLFGQKTRVTFALPMDHPTGVVSVVGDFNHWSPGRHELRRRRGGIRTVSVILPAGVHRFRYLATGGVWFDDDTADAVDPGGSLIHL from the coding sequence ATGCTCAAGCGCACGCTACTTTTCGGGCAGAAGACCCGTGTCACCTTTGCTCTGCCGATGGACCACCCCACAGGAGTCGTCAGCGTCGTCGGCGACTTCAACCACTGGAGCCCCGGGCGGCACGAACTACGCCGCCGCCGCGGCGGCATCCGCACCGTGTCGGTGATCCTGCCGGCCGGAGTGCACCGCTTCCGCTATCTGGCCACCGGCGGCGTGTGGTTCGACGACGACACCGCCGACGCCGTCGACCCCGGCGGCAGCCTCATCCACCTCTGA
- a CDS encoding TetR family transcriptional regulator C-terminal domain-containing protein — protein sequence MARGFGRIRREDLLKTACEVIAAQGFGHTRTVDIARAAGVSQGLLFYHFATKDRLFAEAFAYAAQRDLDALAKLEESGGPPMNRLRDLLRLYSPSGKSKSWALWIDAWSESLRSTELEDVSRRIDLCWKQALRRILDDGVAEGVFHCSDPDAATWRIVSLIDGLAVQATVHKRVLTRARLADLVRTATAAEIGIPLDALTG from the coding sequence GTGGCACGAGGATTTGGCCGGATACGCCGGGAAGATCTGCTCAAAACCGCCTGCGAGGTGATCGCCGCACAGGGCTTCGGCCACACCCGCACCGTCGACATCGCGCGTGCGGCGGGGGTCAGCCAAGGGCTGCTCTTCTACCACTTCGCCACCAAGGACCGCTTGTTCGCCGAGGCCTTCGCCTACGCCGCGCAGCGCGACCTCGACGCGCTCGCCAAGCTGGAGGAGTCAGGCGGCCCGCCGATGAACCGGCTGCGGGACCTGCTGCGCCTGTACTCGCCGAGCGGCAAGTCCAAGTCGTGGGCCCTGTGGATCGACGCGTGGTCGGAGTCGCTGCGCAGCACGGAGCTGGAGGACGTGTCCCGCCGCATCGACCTGTGCTGGAAGCAGGCGCTGCGCCGCATCCTGGACGACGGGGTCGCCGAAGGCGTGTTCCACTGCTCCGATCCCGACGCCGCCACGTGGCGCATCGTGTCCCTGATCGACGGGCTCGCGGTGCAGGCCACGGTGCACAAACGCGTGCTGACCAGGGCCCGGCTGGCCGACCTCGTGCGCACGGCGACGGCCGCCGAGATCGGCATTCCCCTGGACGCGCTCACCGGCTGA
- a CDS encoding glucosyl-3-phosphoglycerate synthase, with amino-acid sequence MLPEVEEWLRTRTTASADWPLDALLAAKGGTTISVVLPARNEQETVGEIAAAVRRDLMEAAPLVDELVVVDSRSTDDTAERAVRAGAKVFGQDEILPSLPAMDGKGDVLWKSLAVTTGDLLVFVDADLREFRTSFVTGLLGPLLADPSVVLVKGCYDRPLREAGEGGGRVTELVARPLLNLHWPMLAGFVQPLAGEYAARRAVLERVPFATGYGVEIGLLIDLLDQAGLGALAQVDLGRRVHSHQSTEALGVMAGQIMHTAWSRLERQCKLISLHTPAAGLTQFRRGPAGHVPMTRDVLPGERPPMLDIPEYAAARTPEPRTASS; translated from the coding sequence GTGCTGCCTGAGGTCGAGGAGTGGCTGCGCACCCGGACCACCGCGTCGGCCGACTGGCCGCTGGACGCGCTGCTCGCCGCCAAGGGCGGCACCACGATCAGCGTCGTGCTGCCGGCCAGGAACGAGCAGGAGACCGTCGGCGAGATCGCCGCCGCCGTCCGCCGCGACCTGATGGAGGCCGCGCCGCTGGTGGACGAGCTTGTCGTCGTCGACTCCCGTTCCACCGACGACACCGCCGAGCGCGCCGTGCGGGCCGGTGCCAAGGTCTTCGGCCAGGACGAGATCCTTCCCAGCCTGCCGGCCATGGACGGCAAGGGGGACGTGCTGTGGAAGTCGCTCGCCGTCACCACCGGCGATCTGCTGGTGTTCGTGGACGCCGACCTGCGCGAGTTCCGCACGTCGTTCGTCACGGGCTTGCTCGGCCCGCTGCTCGCCGACCCGTCGGTGGTGCTGGTCAAGGGCTGCTACGACCGGCCGCTGCGCGAGGCGGGGGAAGGCGGTGGCCGGGTCACCGAGCTGGTCGCGCGGCCCCTGCTCAACCTCCACTGGCCGATGCTGGCCGGTTTCGTGCAGCCGCTCGCCGGCGAGTACGCCGCGCGCCGCGCCGTACTGGAACGGGTGCCGTTCGCCACCGGCTACGGCGTGGAGATCGGCCTGCTCATCGACCTGCTCGACCAGGCGGGCCTCGGCGCGCTCGCGCAGGTCGACCTCGGCCGCCGGGTGCACTCCCACCAGTCCACCGAGGCGCTCGGCGTGATGGCGGGCCAGATCATGCACACCGCGTGGTCCCGCCTGGAACGGCAGTGCAAGCTCATCTCCCTGCACACCCCCGCCGCCGGCCTCACGCAGTTCCGCCGCGGCCCCGCCGGCCACGTGCCGATGACCCGGGACGTGCTTCCCGGCGAGCGTCCCCCCATGCTGGACATCCCCGAGTACGCCGCCGCGCGCACGCCGGAGCCTCGCACCGCCTCGTCGTGA
- a CDS encoding helix-turn-helix domain-containing protein: protein MASLVGEEPLTLTQELDLLAFGQRLRHLRKQRGLTLSELGERVGRAPSQLSLLENGKREPKLSLLKSLASALSVPVEELLRRQAPSRRAQLEIALEEAQRDPLYAGLGLPRLKVSARVPNDVLEHILGLYEELRARQARGTATPEEARAANAGLRLKQREQGNYFAEIESAAAEALAAVGYRTGPLSQGTVQALVTHFGYTVRTAQDLPRSVRSITDLRNRRIYVKNEQLGMHTPRTILLQTIGHLALGHHRPRDFADFLRQRTEANYFAAAVLVPEATAVPYLKEAKQDRALSVEDLRDVFAVSYEMAAHRFTNLATHHLDLVCHFVRNDAGGIIYKAYENDGIVFPADEQGAIEGQRMCLRWSGRQVFLSPDRFSVHYQYSDSPTGTYFCVAHVDPSRERDFAITLGVPYRESRWFRGRETTNRTRSECPSGDCCRRPPAELTQRWEGYAWPSARANSHVLAALPPGSFPGVDEADVYTFLERHAAV, encoded by the coding sequence ATGGCGTCCTTGGTGGGAGAAGAACCGCTGACTTTGACGCAGGAGTTGGACCTGCTGGCGTTCGGCCAGCGCCTGCGGCACCTGCGCAAGCAGCGTGGTCTCACCCTGTCCGAGCTCGGCGAGCGCGTCGGCCGCGCACCGAGCCAGCTCTCCCTGCTGGAGAACGGCAAGCGTGAGCCCAAGCTGTCCCTGCTGAAGTCGCTGGCCTCCGCGCTGTCGGTGCCGGTCGAGGAACTGCTGCGCCGCCAGGCCCCGAGCCGCCGCGCGCAGCTGGAGATCGCGCTGGAGGAGGCGCAGCGCGACCCCCTGTACGCCGGCCTCGGCCTGCCTCGCCTGAAGGTGTCCGCGCGCGTGCCGAACGACGTGCTCGAACACATCCTCGGCCTGTACGAGGAACTGCGCGCGCGCCAGGCCCGCGGCACCGCCACCCCTGAGGAGGCCAGGGCCGCCAACGCCGGGCTGCGCCTCAAGCAGCGCGAGCAGGGCAACTACTTCGCCGAGATCGAGTCCGCCGCCGCCGAGGCCCTCGCCGCCGTCGGGTACCGCACGGGTCCACTGTCCCAGGGCACCGTGCAGGCCCTGGTCACCCACTTCGGGTACACGGTGCGCACCGCGCAGGACCTGCCGCGGTCGGTCCGGTCCATCACCGACCTGCGCAACCGGCGCATCTACGTGAAGAACGAGCAGCTCGGCATGCACACGCCGCGCACCATCCTGCTGCAGACCATCGGCCACCTGGCGCTCGGCCACCACCGGCCTCGCGACTTCGCCGACTTCCTGCGCCAGCGCACCGAGGCCAACTACTTCGCCGCCGCCGTGCTCGTCCCCGAGGCCACCGCCGTGCCGTACCTCAAGGAGGCCAAGCAGGACCGCGCGCTGTCGGTCGAGGACCTGCGCGACGTGTTCGCCGTCTCCTACGAGATGGCCGCGCACCGCTTCACCAACCTCGCGACGCACCACCTGGACCTGGTGTGTCACTTCGTGCGCAACGACGCCGGCGGCATCATCTACAAGGCCTACGAGAACGACGGCATCGTGTTCCCCGCCGACGAGCAGGGGGCCATCGAGGGCCAGCGCATGTGCCTGCGCTGGTCGGGCCGCCAGGTGTTCCTGTCCCCCGACCGGTTCTCGGTGCACTACCAGTACTCCGACTCGCCGACCGGCACCTACTTCTGCGTGGCGCACGTCGACCCGTCCCGTGAGCGCGACTTCGCGATCACCCTCGGCGTGCCGTACCGCGAGTCGCGGTGGTTCCGCGGCAGGGAGACCACCAACCGCACCCGGTCCGAGTGCCCGTCCGGGGACTGCTGCCGCCGGCCGCCGGCCGAGCTGACCCAGCGCTGGGAGGGGTACGCCTGGCCGTCCGCGCGCGCCAACTCCCACGTCCTCGCCGCGCTGCCCCCCGGCTCGTTCCCCGGCGTGGACGAGGCCGACGTCTACACCTTCCTGGAGCGGCATGCCGCCGTCTGA
- the aceA gene encoding isocitrate lyase gives MKDRLKGAADELRREWESDPRWADVERTYTAEDVVRLRGSVQEEHTLARLGAERLWSLLRTEDYVHALGALTGNQAVQQVKAGLKAIYLSGWQVAADANLGGQTYPDQSLYPANSVPAVVRRINNALLRADQITWSEGDRGAPHWLAPIVADAEAGFGGVLNAFELMKGMIAAGAAGVHWEDQLASEKKCGHLGGKVLIPTGQHIKTLNAARLAADVCDVPTLIIARTDAQAATLLTSDVDPRDAVFTTGDRTAEGFYRVRNGVDACIARGLAYAPYSDLLWMETSTPDLDVARRFAEAVKAQYPDQMLAYNCSPSFNWKKHLDDSTIAKFQRELGHMGYRFQFITLAGFHSLNYSMFDLARGYADDGMPAYVRLQEEEFAAERRGYTATRHQREVGTGYFDMVSTAVAPDSSTVALKGSTEAEQFTAAH, from the coding sequence ATGAAAGATCGCCTCAAGGGAGCTGCGGACGAACTGCGGCGGGAGTGGGAGAGCGACCCGCGTTGGGCGGACGTCGAACGGACCTATACGGCCGAAGACGTCGTCCGCCTGCGGGGCTCGGTCCAGGAGGAACACACCCTCGCACGCCTCGGCGCCGAGCGGCTGTGGTCGCTGCTGCGGACCGAGGACTATGTGCACGCGCTCGGCGCGCTCACCGGGAACCAGGCCGTCCAGCAGGTCAAAGCCGGACTGAAAGCCATCTACCTGTCGGGGTGGCAGGTCGCCGCGGACGCCAACCTCGGCGGCCAGACCTACCCCGACCAGAGCCTCTACCCGGCCAACTCGGTGCCGGCCGTGGTGCGGCGCATCAACAACGCGCTGCTGCGGGCCGACCAGATCACCTGGTCGGAAGGCGACCGCGGGGCCCCGCACTGGCTCGCGCCGATCGTCGCCGACGCCGAAGCCGGGTTCGGCGGCGTGCTCAACGCCTTCGAGCTGATGAAAGGCATGATCGCCGCCGGTGCCGCCGGGGTGCACTGGGAGGACCAGCTCGCCTCGGAGAAGAAGTGCGGCCACCTCGGCGGCAAGGTGCTGATCCCCACCGGCCAGCACATCAAGACACTGAACGCGGCCCGCCTCGCCGCCGACGTGTGCGACGTACCCACGTTGATCATCGCGCGGACCGACGCTCAGGCCGCGACCCTGCTGACCAGCGACGTCGACCCCCGTGACGCGGTGTTCACCACCGGCGACCGCACCGCGGAGGGCTTCTACCGGGTGCGCAACGGCGTGGACGCCTGCATCGCGCGCGGCCTCGCCTACGCGCCGTACTCCGACCTGCTGTGGATGGAGACCTCCACGCCGGACCTGGACGTGGCGCGCCGCTTCGCCGAGGCGGTCAAGGCGCAGTATCCCGACCAGATGCTGGCGTACAACTGCTCACCGTCGTTCAACTGGAAGAAGCACCTGGACGACTCCACGATCGCCAAGTTCCAGCGCGAGCTCGGCCACATGGGGTACCGCTTCCAGTTCATCACCTTGGCCGGCTTCCACTCGCTGAACTACTCGATGTTCGACCTGGCCCGCGGGTACGCCGACGACGGCATGCCGGCCTACGTCCGGCTGCAGGAGGAGGAGTTCGCGGCCGAACGCCGCGGCTACACCGCCACCCGCCACCAGCGGGAGGTCGGCACCGGGTACTTCGACATGGTCAGCACGGCCGTGGCCCCCGACTCCTCGACCGTGGCACTGAAGGGCTCCACCGAGGCCGAGCAGTTCACCGCCGCTCACTGA
- a CDS encoding SpoIIE family protein phosphatase: protein MLKTRLGDSKGRSRTVLSSLPFIAVGLVAVTDLLAGPRLGFLPLLTLGPTFASVSGSVRRTFAVGGLSLMVSLPLAYYSEVLFTPQNNLVLATLVAVTGASALASHLRIRRERELADVRLVAEAAQRVLLRPVPRRADDLRIALSYTSAAAEAQIGGDLYEVVSTMHGVRLLIGDVQGKGLGAVETAAWVLGAFREAAYDEPDLAAVGERVEHSLMRHLGGEKFVTAVIGEVHEDEISLLNFGHPAPLIIRRDGDVVEAEPEIECPPLGLVALGDGGVKPYRFPFTDGDQILLYTDGVIEARDRSGSFYPLLERAGLLTAADPQAALDELRSDLISHVGGPLGDDAAMLFIRRHPA, encoded by the coding sequence GTGCTGAAGACGCGCCTGGGTGACTCGAAGGGCCGATCGCGGACGGTGCTGAGTTCGCTGCCGTTCATCGCCGTCGGCCTGGTCGCGGTGACCGACCTGCTCGCCGGGCCGCGGCTCGGGTTCCTCCCGCTGCTCACCCTCGGGCCGACCTTCGCCTCGGTCTCGGGCAGCGTGCGCAGGACGTTCGCGGTCGGTGGCCTGTCCCTGATGGTCAGCCTGCCGCTGGCCTACTACAGCGAAGTGCTCTTCACCCCCCAGAACAACCTCGTGCTCGCGACCCTCGTCGCGGTCACCGGCGCGAGCGCGCTGGCCAGCCATCTGCGCATCCGCCGTGAGCGCGAGCTGGCGGACGTCCGGCTGGTCGCCGAGGCCGCGCAGCGGGTCCTGCTGCGTCCGGTGCCGCGGCGGGCCGACGACCTGCGCATCGCGCTGTCCTACACCTCCGCCGCGGCCGAGGCGCAGATCGGCGGCGACCTGTACGAGGTCGTCAGCACGATGCACGGGGTCCGCCTGCTCATCGGCGACGTCCAGGGCAAGGGGCTCGGGGCCGTGGAGACGGCGGCCTGGGTGCTCGGCGCGTTCCGGGAGGCCGCGTACGACGAACCGGACCTCGCGGCCGTGGGGGAGCGGGTCGAGCACAGCCTCATGCGGCACCTCGGCGGTGAGAAGTTCGTCACCGCCGTCATCGGCGAGGTCCACGAGGACGAGATCTCGCTGCTCAACTTCGGCCACCCCGCGCCGTTGATCATCCGCCGGGACGGCGACGTCGTCGAGGCCGAGCCCGAGATCGAGTGTCCCCCGCTCGGCCTGGTGGCGCTCGGTGACGGCGGGGTGAAGCCCTACCGCTTCCCGTTCACCGACGGCGACCAGATCCTGCTGTACACCGACGGCGTGATCGAGGCCCGCGACCGCTCGGGCTCGTTCTACCCGCTGCTGGAACGCGCCGGGCTGCTCACGGCCGCCGACCCGCAGGCCGCGCTCGACGAGCTGCGCTCCGACCTGATCTCCCATGTCGGCGGGCCGCTCGGGGACGACGCGGCCATGCTGTTCATCCGCAGGCATCCCGCCTGA
- a CDS encoding enolase C-terminal domain-like protein produces MAIELTARAYHVPTDAPEADGTFAWTGTTAVVAHASSSGITGLGWTYAPVAAAGIVTGMLAPAVADLDPDDVPRAWAAMARRLRNAGRPGVAGCALSAADCALWDLKARRHGLALAQLLGRVRDDVPVYGSGGFTTYDEERQHRQLAHWTGEQGIPRVKIKIGESWGRRPGRDLRRMAAARRTVGDDVELFVDANGAYTRKQAVRIMREAAGLDVRWFEEPVSSDDLEGLGIVRDAVDADVAAGEYGYDLVYFERMAPFVDCQQIDVTRCGGVSEFLRAAAVAAAHGLEVSGHCAPHQHLAVAAAVPNLRHLEWFHDHVRVESMLFDGTRPVVDGRVAAVRDAPGNGLVLKEPDAERWRVG; encoded by the coding sequence GTGGCGATCGAGCTGACCGCGCGTGCCTACCACGTCCCCACCGACGCACCCGAGGCCGACGGGACCTTCGCGTGGACCGGCACCACCGCCGTCGTCGCGCACGCCTCCTCAAGCGGGATCACCGGCCTCGGGTGGACGTACGCGCCGGTCGCCGCGGCGGGGATCGTGACCGGCATGCTGGCGCCGGCCGTGGCGGACCTCGACCCCGACGACGTGCCGCGTGCCTGGGCCGCGATGGCGCGGCGGCTGCGCAACGCGGGCCGTCCCGGCGTCGCGGGGTGCGCGCTGTCGGCCGCCGACTGCGCGCTGTGGGACCTCAAGGCCCGCCGGCACGGCCTGGCGCTGGCACAGCTGCTCGGCCGTGTGCGCGACGACGTCCCGGTGTACGGCAGCGGGGGGTTCACCACCTACGACGAGGAACGCCAGCACCGGCAGCTCGCGCACTGGACCGGCGAGCAGGGCATCCCCCGGGTGAAGATCAAGATCGGGGAGTCGTGGGGACGGCGGCCCGGCCGCGACCTGCGCCGCATGGCCGCCGCGCGGCGCACCGTCGGCGACGACGTGGAACTGTTCGTGGACGCCAACGGCGCCTACACCCGCAAACAGGCCGTCCGGATCATGCGCGAGGCCGCCGGCCTGGACGTGCGCTGGTTCGAGGAGCCGGTGTCCTCCGACGACCTCGAAGGCCTCGGGATCGTCCGCGACGCGGTGGACGCCGACGTCGCGGCCGGCGAGTACGGCTACGACCTGGTGTACTTCGAGCGCATGGCGCCGTTCGTGGACTGCCAGCAGATCGACGTGACCCGCTGCGGCGGCGTCAGCGAGTTCCTGCGGGCCGCCGCGGTCGCCGCCGCGCACGGCCTTGAGGTGTCGGGCCACTGCGCACCCCACCAGCACCTCGCGGTCGCCGCGGCCGTGCCGAACCTGCGGCACCTGGAATGGTTCCACGATCACGTCCGCGTCGAGTCGATGCTCTTCGACGGGACCCGGCCGGTGGTGGACGGCCGGGTGGCGGCCGTGCGGGACGCTCCGGGTAACGGGCTTGTGCTGAAGGAACCGGACGCCGAGCGGTGGCGGGTAGGCTGA
- a CDS encoding FAD-binding and (Fe-S)-binding domain-containing protein — MSTTARRRAAPSGHAAEPVRYVDVAALRRDLEEAVDGEVRFDATMRGAYSTDASNYRQVPLGVVCPRTVEAAVAAVAACRRHGAPLLSRGGGTSLAGECANTAVVLDWSKYCHRLLEVDPEARTCLVEPGIVLDTLNERLAPYGLEFGPRPATHDHCTIGGMIGNNSCGATAQRTGKVVDNVVELELLLHDGTRMWVGETSAERYDDIRRRGGRQAEIYQRLTALRDAHLGQIRTRYPAIPRRVSGYNLDSLLPERGFHVARALVGSEGTLVVVLRARLALVPIVKARTMAYVAFPDIAAAADAVPSILPHAPIALEGVDDKLIGFERMKHLNPEAVERLPEGGAWLLVQMGGEDKQDADRAADAMLRALGRTRDDPSVGLFDDERLEEQMWQIRESGLGATARVPGMADTWPGWEDSAVGPDRLGGYVRDLRGLFERYGYQQASVYGHFGQGCVHCRVPFDLTSAAGVARFRSFMEDAADLVVSYGGSLSGEHGDGQARGELLPRMFGHDLVRAFGEYKAIFDPDGLMNPGKVTDPYPLDTLLRLGPDYDHSGVTTNFAYPDDDGDFGRAVLRCVGVGKCRREHGGVMCPSYMVTRAEEHSTRGRARLLFEMLDGTARAGAVGDGWRSKAVHEALDLCLACKGCKSDCPVNVDMATYKAEFLSHHYAGRLRPRGHYAMGWLPVWADIAAHAPRLVNALSHAPLIGRLAKVAAGVDHRRELPLFAPRTFRDWFAGHRPAGDGERGEVVLWPDTFTDHFHPDVARAAVEVMESAGWRVRVPDGAVCCGLTWISTGQLGLAKRALRHAVAELAPAVRAGTRVVVLEPSCAAVFRSDAADLLPGDKDVRRLAGLTVTLVELLRDHTPGWTPPQVSREALVQVHCHQHAVLGYDADQAVLRDAGVDARVLDSGCCGLAGNFGFEKGHYEVSEACAERVLLPEIRQASPAALVLADGFSCRTQIEQSDAGGREAVHLAQVLRAGLRHERGPEACPERSLAVRTAPPSTAARVAATAAAGTAAAALAVLARRTLRRRSG, encoded by the coding sequence ATGAGCACGACCGCGCGCCGCCGCGCCGCGCCGTCCGGTCACGCGGCCGAGCCCGTGCGGTACGTCGACGTGGCGGCACTTCGGCGGGACCTGGAAGAGGCCGTGGACGGCGAGGTCCGTTTCGACGCGACGATGCGGGGGGCCTACTCCACCGACGCCTCCAACTACCGCCAGGTCCCGCTCGGCGTGGTGTGTCCCCGTACCGTCGAGGCGGCGGTGGCGGCCGTCGCGGCCTGCCGGCGGCACGGCGCGCCGCTGCTGTCCCGCGGCGGCGGCACCAGCCTCGCGGGGGAGTGCGCCAACACCGCCGTCGTGCTCGACTGGTCCAAGTACTGCCACCGGCTGCTGGAGGTGGACCCCGAGGCGAGGACCTGCCTGGTGGAGCCCGGCATCGTGCTGGACACGCTCAACGAGCGGCTCGCCCCGTACGGCCTGGAGTTCGGCCCGCGGCCGGCGACGCACGACCACTGCACGATCGGCGGCATGATCGGCAACAACTCGTGCGGCGCCACGGCGCAGCGCACCGGCAAGGTCGTGGACAACGTCGTGGAGCTGGAGTTGCTGCTGCACGACGGCACACGCATGTGGGTGGGGGAGACCAGCGCCGAGCGGTACGACGACATACGGCGGCGCGGCGGACGCCAGGCCGAGATCTACCAGCGGCTCACCGCGTTGCGCGACGCGCACCTCGGCCAGATCCGCACCCGCTACCCCGCCATCCCGCGCCGCGTGTCGGGATACAACCTCGACAGCCTGCTCCCCGAACGCGGCTTCCACGTGGCACGCGCGCTGGTCGGCTCCGAAGGCACCCTGGTCGTCGTGCTGCGCGCACGATTGGCCCTGGTGCCGATCGTCAAGGCCCGCACCATGGCCTACGTGGCGTTCCCCGACATCGCCGCCGCCGCGGACGCCGTCCCCTCGATCCTGCCGCACGCGCCGATCGCGCTGGAAGGCGTGGACGACAAGCTCATCGGGTTCGAGCGGATGAAGCACCTCAACCCCGAGGCCGTGGAACGGCTCCCCGAGGGAGGCGCGTGGCTGCTCGTCCAGATGGGAGGGGAGGACAAGCAGGACGCCGACCGCGCGGCCGACGCGATGCTGCGCGCGCTCGGCAGGACACGTGACGACCCGAGCGTCGGGCTGTTCGACGACGAACGGCTCGAGGAACAGATGTGGCAGATCCGCGAGTCGGGGCTCGGCGCGACGGCGCGGGTGCCGGGGATGGCCGACACCTGGCCCGGCTGGGAGGACTCGGCGGTCGGTCCCGACCGGCTCGGCGGCTATGTGCGCGACCTGCGCGGGCTGTTCGAGCGGTACGGCTACCAGCAGGCCTCGGTGTACGGTCATTTCGGCCAGGGCTGTGTGCACTGCCGCGTCCCGTTCGACCTGACCAGCGCCGCCGGGGTGGCACGTTTCCGGTCGTTCATGGAGGACGCCGCCGACCTGGTGGTGTCCTACGGCGGGTCCCTGTCGGGGGAGCACGGCGACGGCCAGGCGCGCGGCGAGCTGCTGCCGAGGATGTTCGGCCACGACCTGGTGCGCGCCTTCGGGGAGTATAAGGCGATCTTCGACCCGGACGGCCTGATGAACCCCGGCAAGGTCACCGATCCCTACCCGCTCGACACGCTCCTGCGGCTCGGCCCGGACTACGACCACAGCGGCGTGACGACGAACTTCGCCTATCCGGACGACGACGGTGACTTCGGCCGTGCCGTGCTGCGGTGCGTCGGGGTGGGGAAGTGCCGCCGCGAGCACGGCGGCGTCATGTGCCCCTCCTACATGGTGACCCGCGCCGAGGAGCACTCGACTCGGGGCCGCGCACGGCTGCTGTTCGAGATGCTCGACGGGACGGCCCGCGCCGGCGCGGTCGGCGACGGCTGGCGGTCGAAGGCCGTGCACGAGGCACTGGACCTGTGCCTGGCCTGCAAGGGCTGCAAGTCCGACTGCCCCGTCAACGTGGACATGGCCACCTACAAGGCCGAGTTCCTCTCCCACCACTACGCCGGCCGGCTGCGGCCCCGCGGTCACTACGCCATGGGGTGGCTGCCGGTGTGGGCCGACATCGCGGCTCACGCGCCGCGCCTGGTGAACGCGCTGTCCCACGCGCCGCTGATCGGCCGCCTCGCCAAGGTGGCGGCCGGGGTGGACCACCGGCGTGAGCTGCCGCTGTTCGCGCCGCGGACCTTCCGGGACTGGTTCGCCGGCCACCGGCCCGCCGGGGACGGGGAACGCGGGGAGGTCGTGCTGTGGCCGGACACCTTCACCGACCACTTCCATCCCGACGTGGCGCGCGCCGCGGTCGAGGTGATGGAGTCGGCCGGCTGGCGGGTGCGGGTGCCTGACGGCGCGGTCTGCTGCGGTCTCACCTGGATCTCCACCGGTCAGCTCGGCCTTGCCAAGCGCGCGCTGCGCCACGCCGTCGCCGAGCTGGCCCCGGCCGTACGCGCCGGGACGCGGGTGGTGGTGCTGGAACCGAGCTGCGCCGCCGTGTTCCGCTCCGACGCCGCCGATCTGCTCCCCGGCGACAAGGACGTCCGGCGGCTGGCGGGCCTGACCGTGACCCTGGTCGAGCTGCTGCGCGACCACACCCCCGGCTGGACGCCGCCACAGGTGTCCCGGGAGGCCCTGGTGCAGGTGCACTGCCACCAGCACGCGGTGCTCGGCTACGACGCCGACCAGGCGGTGCTCCGGGACGCCGGGGTGGACGCGCGGGTGCTCGACTCCGGGTGCTGCGGCCTCGCCGGGAACTTCGGGTTCGAGAAGGGACACTACGAGGTGTCGGAGGCGTGCGCGGAACGGGTGCTGCTGCCGGAGATCCGGCAGGCGTCCCCCGCGGCCCTCGTCCTCGCCGACGGGTTCAGCTGCCGTACCCAGATCGAGCAGAGCGACGCCGGCGGACGCGAGGCCGTGCACCTGGCTCAGGTGCTGCGCGCCGGGCTGCGGCACGAACGAGGCCCGGAGGCGTGTCCGGAACGATCCTTGGCGGTCCGTACGGCCCCGCCGTCCACGGCGGCACGGGTGGCCGCCACGGCCGCCGCGGGGACGGCAGCGGCAGCGCTGGCCGTGCTCGCGCGGCGGACGCTCCGGCGGAGATCGGGCTGA